A window of Acidimicrobiia bacterium contains these coding sequences:
- the rplL gene encoding 50S ribosomal protein L7/L12, whose product MATKLSHDDLLEVFANMSVLELSEFLKEFEEKFDVTAAAPMAMAMAGGGGGAAAVVEEQDEFDVILTGAGDKKIQVIKEVRSLTSLGLKEAKALVDEAPKPVLEHVSKEDAEKAKAILEGAGATVEIK is encoded by the coding sequence ATGGCAACCAAGCTCAGCCACGACGACCTGCTCGAGGTCTTCGCGAACATGTCCGTGCTCGAGCTCTCCGAGTTCCTCAAGGAGTTCGAGGAGAAGTTCGATGTGACGGCCGCCGCCCCGATGGCGATGGCGATGGCGGGAGGCGGCGGTGGCGCTGCCGCGGTCGTCGAGGAGCAGGACGAGTTCGACGTCATCCTCACCGGTGCCGGCGACAAGAAGATCCAGGTGATCAAGGAAGTCCGCAGCCTCACCAGCCTCGGGCTCAAGGAGGCGAAGGCTCTCGTCGACGAGGCGCCCAAGCCCGTTCTCGAGCACGTCTCCAAGGAAGACGCCGAGAAGGCGAAGGCCATCCTGGAAGGCGCCGGAGCCACCGTCGAGATCAAGTAG